The following proteins come from a genomic window of Anabas testudineus chromosome 3, fAnaTes1.2, whole genome shotgun sequence:
- the mical2a gene encoding F-actin-monooxygenase MICAL2 isoform X1 encodes MGKTEEERENVAKLFENFFQASTCKGTLQAFSVLCRQLDLDPADNSTFYSSLKAKVNYWKAKALWSKLDKRMSHKEYKKGQACVGTKCLIIGGGPCGLRTAIELALMGAKVVVIEKRDSFSRHNVLHLWPYTIHDLRGLGAKKFYGKFCAGAIDHISIQQLQLILLKVALIVAVEFHINVEFINLLEPPEDQENEGLGWRAAIRPADHPVANFQFDVVVGADGRRNTLEGFKRKEFRGKLAIAITANFINRNTTAEAKVEEISGVAFIFNQKFFLDLKEETGIDLENIVYYKDNTHYFVMTAKKQSLLDKGVVINDYVDTQMLLSSENVSQEALLCYAREAADFGTNYQLPTLDFAMNHCGQPDVAMFDFTSMHASENAALVRERFGHQLLVALVGDSLLEPFWPMGTGCARGFLAAFDTAWMVKSWAHGRPVLEVLAERESIYRLLPQTTPENIAKNFEQYTIDPATRYPNLNSSCVRPLQVRHLYISGELKSCSLERAATIRRPVNLCRRDTEIRPARLLTWCQKQTEGYRNVTVTDLTSSWQSGIALCALIHRFKPQLIDFDSLNEEDHAANLQLAFDISEREFGIRPFVSVKELSAGDELDKTRMITYLSKFYELFRGTPLPASGSREVDENNEEYPSKEVRSNNNVLNLAVPRKRIPKDEKRSDSSDPIYKRRRRFCCLEEATNVSSNDTSVREGQDTKENKVRSMATQLLAKFESTPSYAVHKTQSFPLQTLDLTESLHIKLRPPVPPKPPPEIQFEFRIRNAAERLVRLPPKTLPKPQLHPQSQHPFSVVKLRHVDHTHAESKPQPQPESTDPPDSAPSCHSAVHFMSRILQRLREVDEYISEKKAQTQQSREFHTKSVKDKAVHLSGLFSEDSSTGLKVGSVRRTFPSSVDKCHSCERRVYMVERVCAEGLYFHRECFRCSTCSSALRQGAHAFDSERGKLFCKLHFEQRNNGVNLRRTFSLSSNRHGVEVQEQCVADEESCQSASTADQQSPPAAGTFSSFIRKQLNWPLSVTRAVCNAPSYLFHRARCTAQALTGHLRDNAQDYTFLYELLSMSLPMLFVLQEVLLQMYSEAVPDEPSSLQPALLWLQEHIGHRLI; translated from the exons TGCCTCATTATCGGAGGAGGCCCTTGTGGTCTGCGGACGGCTATTGAGCTCGCTTTGATGGGTGCCAAAGTGGTGGTGATCGAGAAGAGAGACTCCTTCTCCAGACACAACGTGCTGCACCTCTGGCCCTACACCATCCACGACCTGCGGGGTCTTGGGGCCAAAAAGTTCTATGGCAAATTCTGTGCAGGGGCCATAGACCACATAA GcattcagcagctgcagctaaTCCTTCTGAAGGTTGCCCTCATTGTTGCAGTGGAGTTTCACATTAATGTGGAGTTCATCAACTTGCTGGAACCTCCAGAGGATCAGGAAAATGAAG GGCTTGGGTGGAGAGCTGCAATCCGACCTGCCGATCATCCTGTGGCTAACTTTCAGTTTGATGTTGTTGTGGGAGCTGATGGACGAAGGAATACTCTGGAAG GTTTCAAAAGGAAGGAGTTCAGGGGTAAACTGGCAATCGCCATCACAGCCAACTTCATCAACAGGAACACTACTGCTGAGGCCAAAGTGGAAGAGATCAGCGGAGTAGCTTTCATCTTCAACCAGAAGTTTTTTCTTGACCTCAAAGAGGAGACAG GTATTGATCTGGAAAACATTGTGTACTACAAGGACAACACACATTACTTTGTCATGACTGCCAAGAAACAGAGCCTGCTGGACAAGGGAGTTGTCATTAAT GACTACGTAGACACCCAGATGCTGCTGAGCAGTGAAAATGTCAGCCAGGAAGCTCTTCTGTGCTACGCCCGAGAGGCTGCTGACTTTGGCACCAACTACCAACTTCCCACTTTGGACTTTGCCATGAACCACTGCGGACAGCCAGATGTAGCAATGTTTGACTTCACAAGCATGCACGCCTCTGAGAACGCTGCTCTGGTCAGAGAGAGATTTGGACACCAGCTCCTGGTAGCGCTGGTTGGAGACAGTCTGCTAGAG ccaTTCTGGCCAATGGGGACAGGTTGTGCCAGAGGCTTCCTAGCTGCTTTTGACACAGCCTGGATGGTAAAGAGCTGGGCTCATGGTCGGCCAGTTCTGGAGGTGCTGGCAgagag GGAGAGTATTTACAGGCTTCTTCCTCAGACAACGCCAGAAAACATTGCAAAAAACTTTGAGCAGTACACCATAGATCCTGCCACTAGATACCCTAACCTAAACTCCTCCTGTGTCCGGCCACTGCAG GTGCGTCACTTATACATCAGTGGAGAGCTCAAGTCATGCTCTCTGGAGCGTGCTGCCACCATACGACGGCCTGTCAATCTCTGCAGACGAG ATACAGAGATCAGACCGGCGAGACTTCTCACCTGGtgccaaaaacagacagagggcTACAGGAATGTGACAGTCACAGACCTGACATCATCTTGGCAAAGTGGCATCGCCCTCTGCGCCCTCATCCATAGGTTCAAACCTCAGCTGAT AGATTTTGACTCATTAAATGAGGAAGACCATGCTGCAAACCTCCAGCTAGCGTTTGACATCAGTGAGCGGGAGTTTGGGATCCGACCGTTCGTGTCTGTGAAAGAGCTGAGTGCTGGTGACGAGCTGGATAAGACCAGGATGATCACCTACCTGTCCAAGTTCTATGAGCTCTTTCGTGGGACACCTCTGCCTGCATCAG GTTCCAGAGAAGTGgatgaaaacaatgaagaatATCCATCAAAAGAAGTcagaagtaataataatgtgCTCAATCTTGCAGTGCCCAGAAAACGGATACCAAAG GATGAAAAGAGGTCAGACAGTTCAGACCCCATTTACAAAAGGAGACGAAGGTTTTGTTGTTTGGAGGAG gCCACCAATGTGTCCAGTAATGACACCTCAGTACGGGAGGGCCAGGATACCAAGGAAAATAAAGTGCGTTCGATGGCCACTCAGTTGCTGGCCAAATTTGAAAGCACACCCAGTTACgcagtccacaaaacacag TCCTTCCCACTGCAGACTCTTGACCTGACTGAGAGTCTGCATATTAAACTCAGGCCTCCGGTCCCACCCAAACCTCCTCCCGAGATACAG TTTGAATTCAGGATCAGAAACGCAGCAGAACGGTTAGTCCGTCTGCCACCAAAGACTCTGCCCAAACCACAGCTCCACCCTCAGTCCCAGCATCCATTTTCTGTAGTGAAGCTCAGACATGTTgatcacacacatgctgagtCGAAGCCCCAGCCTCAGCCTGAGAGTACAGACCCCCCTGATTCTGCTCCCTCCTGCCACTCAGCAGTCCATTTCATGTCAAGAATCCTCCAGCGCCTCAGGGAGGTGGATGAATACATCTCTGAG AAAAAAGCTCAGACACAACAGAGTAGAGAGTTTCACACAAAGAGTGTAAAGGATAAAGCTGTTCACTTGAGTGGGTTGTTCTCAGAAGACAGCTCGACTGGACTCAAG gtCGGCTCAGTGCGACGGACGTTTCCATCGTCGGTTGACAAGTGTCACTCATGTGAGAGGCGTGTTTATATGGTGGAGAGGGTCTGTGCCGAGGGGCTCTACTTTCATAGGGAGTGTTTTCGATGTTccacctgcagctctgctctaCGACAGGGAGCACACGCTTTCGACTCTGAACGGG GGAAATTGTTCTGCAAACTTCATTTTGAACAACGTAACAATGGGGTAAACCTGCGGAggactttctctctgtcctca AATCGTCACGGAGTTGAAGTTCAGGAACAATGCGTGGCTGATGAAGAAAGCTGCCAGTCTGCGAGTACAGCAGACCAGCAGAGTCCACCTGCAGCAGGTACCTTCAGCTCCTTCATAAGGAAACAGCTGAACTGGCCCCTGAGTGTGACTCGTGCTGTGTGTAACGCCCCTTCGTATCTGTTCCATCGTGCACGTTGTACAGCACAAGCCCTCACCGGCCATTTGAGGGACAACGCCCAGGACTATACATTCCTGTATGAGCTACTGAGCATGAGCTTGCccatgctgtttgttttacaagAGGTACTGCTGCAGATGTACTCAGAGGCTGTGCCTGATGAGCCGAGCTCTTTACAGCCTGCACTGCTGTGGCTGCAGGAGCATATCGGGCACAGGCTCATCTAG
- the mical2a gene encoding F-actin-monooxygenase MICAL2 isoform X2 — MGKTEEERENVAKLFENFFQASTCKGTLQAFSVLCRQLDLDPADNSTFYSSLKAKVNYWKAKALWSKLDKRMSHKEYKKGQACVGTKCLIIGGGPCGLRTAIELALMGAKVVVIEKRDSFSRHNVLHLWPYTIHDLRGLGAKKFYGKFCAGAIDHISIQQLQLILLKVALIVAVEFHINVEFINLLEPPEDQENEGLGWRAAIRPADHPVANFQFDVVVGADGRRNTLEGFKRKEFRGKLAIAITANFINRNTTAEAKVEEISGVAFIFNQKFFLDLKEETGIDLENIVYYKDNTHYFVMTAKKQSLLDKGVVINDYVDTQMLLSSENVSQEALLCYAREAADFGTNYQLPTLDFAMNHCGQPDVAMFDFTSMHASENAALVRERFGHQLLVALVGDSLLEPFWPMGTGCARGFLAAFDTAWMVKSWAHGRPVLEVLAERESIYRLLPQTTPENIAKNFEQYTIDPATRYPNLNSSCVRPLQVRHLYISGELKSCSLERAATIRRPVNLCRRDTEIRPARLLTWCQKQTEGYRNVTVTDLTSSWQSGIALCALIHRFKPQLIDFDSLNEEDHAANLQLAFDISEREFGIRPFVSVKELSAGDELDKTRMITYLSKFYELFRGTPLPASGSREVDENNEEYPSKEVRSNNNVLNLAVPRKRIPKDEKRSDSSDPIYKRRRRFCCLEEATNVSSNDTSVREGQDTKENKVRSMATQLLAKFESTPSYAVHKTQSFPLQTLDLTESLHIKLRPPVPPKPPPEIQFEFRIRNAAERLVRLPPKTLPKPQLHPQSQHPFSVVKLRHVDHTHAESKPQPQPESTDPPDSAPSCHSAVHFMSRILQRLREVDEYISEKKAQTQQSREFHTKSVKDKAVHLSGLFSEDSSTGLKVGSVRRTFPSSVDKCHSCERRVYMVERVCAEGLYFHRECFRCSTCSSALRQGAHAFDSERGKLFCKLHFEQRNNGVNLRRTFSLSSNRHGVEVQEQCVADEESCQSASTADQQSPPAAAEAFYEVCETTGWLRGVTF; from the exons TGCCTCATTATCGGAGGAGGCCCTTGTGGTCTGCGGACGGCTATTGAGCTCGCTTTGATGGGTGCCAAAGTGGTGGTGATCGAGAAGAGAGACTCCTTCTCCAGACACAACGTGCTGCACCTCTGGCCCTACACCATCCACGACCTGCGGGGTCTTGGGGCCAAAAAGTTCTATGGCAAATTCTGTGCAGGGGCCATAGACCACATAA GcattcagcagctgcagctaaTCCTTCTGAAGGTTGCCCTCATTGTTGCAGTGGAGTTTCACATTAATGTGGAGTTCATCAACTTGCTGGAACCTCCAGAGGATCAGGAAAATGAAG GGCTTGGGTGGAGAGCTGCAATCCGACCTGCCGATCATCCTGTGGCTAACTTTCAGTTTGATGTTGTTGTGGGAGCTGATGGACGAAGGAATACTCTGGAAG GTTTCAAAAGGAAGGAGTTCAGGGGTAAACTGGCAATCGCCATCACAGCCAACTTCATCAACAGGAACACTACTGCTGAGGCCAAAGTGGAAGAGATCAGCGGAGTAGCTTTCATCTTCAACCAGAAGTTTTTTCTTGACCTCAAAGAGGAGACAG GTATTGATCTGGAAAACATTGTGTACTACAAGGACAACACACATTACTTTGTCATGACTGCCAAGAAACAGAGCCTGCTGGACAAGGGAGTTGTCATTAAT GACTACGTAGACACCCAGATGCTGCTGAGCAGTGAAAATGTCAGCCAGGAAGCTCTTCTGTGCTACGCCCGAGAGGCTGCTGACTTTGGCACCAACTACCAACTTCCCACTTTGGACTTTGCCATGAACCACTGCGGACAGCCAGATGTAGCAATGTTTGACTTCACAAGCATGCACGCCTCTGAGAACGCTGCTCTGGTCAGAGAGAGATTTGGACACCAGCTCCTGGTAGCGCTGGTTGGAGACAGTCTGCTAGAG ccaTTCTGGCCAATGGGGACAGGTTGTGCCAGAGGCTTCCTAGCTGCTTTTGACACAGCCTGGATGGTAAAGAGCTGGGCTCATGGTCGGCCAGTTCTGGAGGTGCTGGCAgagag GGAGAGTATTTACAGGCTTCTTCCTCAGACAACGCCAGAAAACATTGCAAAAAACTTTGAGCAGTACACCATAGATCCTGCCACTAGATACCCTAACCTAAACTCCTCCTGTGTCCGGCCACTGCAG GTGCGTCACTTATACATCAGTGGAGAGCTCAAGTCATGCTCTCTGGAGCGTGCTGCCACCATACGACGGCCTGTCAATCTCTGCAGACGAG ATACAGAGATCAGACCGGCGAGACTTCTCACCTGGtgccaaaaacagacagagggcTACAGGAATGTGACAGTCACAGACCTGACATCATCTTGGCAAAGTGGCATCGCCCTCTGCGCCCTCATCCATAGGTTCAAACCTCAGCTGAT AGATTTTGACTCATTAAATGAGGAAGACCATGCTGCAAACCTCCAGCTAGCGTTTGACATCAGTGAGCGGGAGTTTGGGATCCGACCGTTCGTGTCTGTGAAAGAGCTGAGTGCTGGTGACGAGCTGGATAAGACCAGGATGATCACCTACCTGTCCAAGTTCTATGAGCTCTTTCGTGGGACACCTCTGCCTGCATCAG GTTCCAGAGAAGTGgatgaaaacaatgaagaatATCCATCAAAAGAAGTcagaagtaataataatgtgCTCAATCTTGCAGTGCCCAGAAAACGGATACCAAAG GATGAAAAGAGGTCAGACAGTTCAGACCCCATTTACAAAAGGAGACGAAGGTTTTGTTGTTTGGAGGAG gCCACCAATGTGTCCAGTAATGACACCTCAGTACGGGAGGGCCAGGATACCAAGGAAAATAAAGTGCGTTCGATGGCCACTCAGTTGCTGGCCAAATTTGAAAGCACACCCAGTTACgcagtccacaaaacacag TCCTTCCCACTGCAGACTCTTGACCTGACTGAGAGTCTGCATATTAAACTCAGGCCTCCGGTCCCACCCAAACCTCCTCCCGAGATACAG TTTGAATTCAGGATCAGAAACGCAGCAGAACGGTTAGTCCGTCTGCCACCAAAGACTCTGCCCAAACCACAGCTCCACCCTCAGTCCCAGCATCCATTTTCTGTAGTGAAGCTCAGACATGTTgatcacacacatgctgagtCGAAGCCCCAGCCTCAGCCTGAGAGTACAGACCCCCCTGATTCTGCTCCCTCCTGCCACTCAGCAGTCCATTTCATGTCAAGAATCCTCCAGCGCCTCAGGGAGGTGGATGAATACATCTCTGAG AAAAAAGCTCAGACACAACAGAGTAGAGAGTTTCACACAAAGAGTGTAAAGGATAAAGCTGTTCACTTGAGTGGGTTGTTCTCAGAAGACAGCTCGACTGGACTCAAG gtCGGCTCAGTGCGACGGACGTTTCCATCGTCGGTTGACAAGTGTCACTCATGTGAGAGGCGTGTTTATATGGTGGAGAGGGTCTGTGCCGAGGGGCTCTACTTTCATAGGGAGTGTTTTCGATGTTccacctgcagctctgctctaCGACAGGGAGCACACGCTTTCGACTCTGAACGGG GGAAATTGTTCTGCAAACTTCATTTTGAACAACGTAACAATGGGGTAAACCTGCGGAggactttctctctgtcctca AATCGTCACGGAGTTGAAGTTCAGGAACAATGCGTGGCTGATGAAGAAAGCTGCCAGTCTGCGAGTACAGCAGACCAGCAGAGTCCACCTGCAGCAG CTGAAGCCTTTTATGAAGTGTGTGAGACAACTGGATGGTTGAGAGGAGTGACATTTTGA
- the mical2a gene encoding F-actin-monooxygenase MICAL2 isoform X4 → MGKTEEERENVAKLFENFFQASTCKGTLQAFSVLCRQLDLDPADNSTFYSSLKAKVNYWKAKALWSKLDKRMSHKEYKKGQACVGTKCLIIGGGPCGLRTAIELALMGAKVVVIEKRDSFSRHNVLHLWPYTIHDLRGLGAKKFYGKFCAGAIDHISIQQLQLILLKVALIVAVEFHINVEFINLLEPPEDQENEGLGWRAAIRPADHPVANFQFDVVVGADGRRNTLEGFKRKEFRGKLAIAITANFINRNTTAEAKVEEISGVAFIFNQKFFLDLKEETGIDLENIVYYKDNTHYFVMTAKKQSLLDKGVVINDYVDTQMLLSSENVSQEALLCYAREAADFGTNYQLPTLDFAMNHCGQPDVAMFDFTSMHASENAALVRERFGHQLLVALVGDSLLEPFWPMGTGCARGFLAAFDTAWMVKSWAHGRPVLEVLAERESIYRLLPQTTPENIAKNFEQYTIDPATRYPNLNSSCVRPLQVRHLYISGELKSCSLERAATIRRPVNLCRRDTEIRPARLLTWCQKQTEGYRNVTVTDLTSSWQSGIALCALIHRFKPQLIDFDSLNEEDHAANLQLAFDISEREFGIRPFVSVKELSAGDELDKTRMITYLSKFYELFRGTPLPASGSREVDENNEEYPSKEVRSNNNVLNLAVPRKRIPKDEKRSDSSDPIYKRRRRFCCLEEATNVSSNDTSVREGQDTKENKVRSMATQLLAKFESTPSYAVHKTQVGSVRRTFPSSVDKCHSCERRVYMVERVCAEGLYFHRECFRCSTCSSALRQGAHAFDSERGKLFCKLHFEQRNNGVNLRRTFSLSSNRHGVEVQEQCVADEESCQSASTADQQSPPAAGTFSSFIRKQLNWPLSVTRAVCNAPSYLFHRARCTAQALTGHLRDNAQDYTFLYELLSMSLPMLFVLQEVLLQMYSEAVPDEPSSLQPALLWLQEHIGHRLI, encoded by the exons TGCCTCATTATCGGAGGAGGCCCTTGTGGTCTGCGGACGGCTATTGAGCTCGCTTTGATGGGTGCCAAAGTGGTGGTGATCGAGAAGAGAGACTCCTTCTCCAGACACAACGTGCTGCACCTCTGGCCCTACACCATCCACGACCTGCGGGGTCTTGGGGCCAAAAAGTTCTATGGCAAATTCTGTGCAGGGGCCATAGACCACATAA GcattcagcagctgcagctaaTCCTTCTGAAGGTTGCCCTCATTGTTGCAGTGGAGTTTCACATTAATGTGGAGTTCATCAACTTGCTGGAACCTCCAGAGGATCAGGAAAATGAAG GGCTTGGGTGGAGAGCTGCAATCCGACCTGCCGATCATCCTGTGGCTAACTTTCAGTTTGATGTTGTTGTGGGAGCTGATGGACGAAGGAATACTCTGGAAG GTTTCAAAAGGAAGGAGTTCAGGGGTAAACTGGCAATCGCCATCACAGCCAACTTCATCAACAGGAACACTACTGCTGAGGCCAAAGTGGAAGAGATCAGCGGAGTAGCTTTCATCTTCAACCAGAAGTTTTTTCTTGACCTCAAAGAGGAGACAG GTATTGATCTGGAAAACATTGTGTACTACAAGGACAACACACATTACTTTGTCATGACTGCCAAGAAACAGAGCCTGCTGGACAAGGGAGTTGTCATTAAT GACTACGTAGACACCCAGATGCTGCTGAGCAGTGAAAATGTCAGCCAGGAAGCTCTTCTGTGCTACGCCCGAGAGGCTGCTGACTTTGGCACCAACTACCAACTTCCCACTTTGGACTTTGCCATGAACCACTGCGGACAGCCAGATGTAGCAATGTTTGACTTCACAAGCATGCACGCCTCTGAGAACGCTGCTCTGGTCAGAGAGAGATTTGGACACCAGCTCCTGGTAGCGCTGGTTGGAGACAGTCTGCTAGAG ccaTTCTGGCCAATGGGGACAGGTTGTGCCAGAGGCTTCCTAGCTGCTTTTGACACAGCCTGGATGGTAAAGAGCTGGGCTCATGGTCGGCCAGTTCTGGAGGTGCTGGCAgagag GGAGAGTATTTACAGGCTTCTTCCTCAGACAACGCCAGAAAACATTGCAAAAAACTTTGAGCAGTACACCATAGATCCTGCCACTAGATACCCTAACCTAAACTCCTCCTGTGTCCGGCCACTGCAG GTGCGTCACTTATACATCAGTGGAGAGCTCAAGTCATGCTCTCTGGAGCGTGCTGCCACCATACGACGGCCTGTCAATCTCTGCAGACGAG ATACAGAGATCAGACCGGCGAGACTTCTCACCTGGtgccaaaaacagacagagggcTACAGGAATGTGACAGTCACAGACCTGACATCATCTTGGCAAAGTGGCATCGCCCTCTGCGCCCTCATCCATAGGTTCAAACCTCAGCTGAT AGATTTTGACTCATTAAATGAGGAAGACCATGCTGCAAACCTCCAGCTAGCGTTTGACATCAGTGAGCGGGAGTTTGGGATCCGACCGTTCGTGTCTGTGAAAGAGCTGAGTGCTGGTGACGAGCTGGATAAGACCAGGATGATCACCTACCTGTCCAAGTTCTATGAGCTCTTTCGTGGGACACCTCTGCCTGCATCAG GTTCCAGAGAAGTGgatgaaaacaatgaagaatATCCATCAAAAGAAGTcagaagtaataataatgtgCTCAATCTTGCAGTGCCCAGAAAACGGATACCAAAG GATGAAAAGAGGTCAGACAGTTCAGACCCCATTTACAAAAGGAGACGAAGGTTTTGTTGTTTGGAGGAG gCCACCAATGTGTCCAGTAATGACACCTCAGTACGGGAGGGCCAGGATACCAAGGAAAATAAAGTGCGTTCGATGGCCACTCAGTTGCTGGCCAAATTTGAAAGCACACCCAGTTACgcagtccacaaaacacag gtCGGCTCAGTGCGACGGACGTTTCCATCGTCGGTTGACAAGTGTCACTCATGTGAGAGGCGTGTTTATATGGTGGAGAGGGTCTGTGCCGAGGGGCTCTACTTTCATAGGGAGTGTTTTCGATGTTccacctgcagctctgctctaCGACAGGGAGCACACGCTTTCGACTCTGAACGGG GGAAATTGTTCTGCAAACTTCATTTTGAACAACGTAACAATGGGGTAAACCTGCGGAggactttctctctgtcctca AATCGTCACGGAGTTGAAGTTCAGGAACAATGCGTGGCTGATGAAGAAAGCTGCCAGTCTGCGAGTACAGCAGACCAGCAGAGTCCACCTGCAGCAGGTACCTTCAGCTCCTTCATAAGGAAACAGCTGAACTGGCCCCTGAGTGTGACTCGTGCTGTGTGTAACGCCCCTTCGTATCTGTTCCATCGTGCACGTTGTACAGCACAAGCCCTCACCGGCCATTTGAGGGACAACGCCCAGGACTATACATTCCTGTATGAGCTACTGAGCATGAGCTTGCccatgctgtttgttttacaagAGGTACTGCTGCAGATGTACTCAGAGGCTGTGCCTGATGAGCCGAGCTCTTTACAGCCTGCACTGCTGTGGCTGCAGGAGCATATCGGGCACAGGCTCATCTAG